From one Anticarsia gemmatalis isolate Benzon Research Colony breed Stoneville strain chromosome 20, ilAntGemm2 primary, whole genome shotgun sequence genomic stretch:
- the LOC142981595 gene encoding fatty acid-binding protein-like, translated as MVVAALEPYIGKKYKLKSSDNFEGYLGAIGVGMLMRKAASALSPVCELTRDGDRYTLSMLSPMKNFIVTFKFDEEFDETRPDGTKVKSTISMDKDNNLVHTQVEASGKKTTFVITFTPDTLTEVITVEGWEGKSVRMFEIVP; from the exons ATGGTTGTCGCAGCGCTAGAGCCTTATATCGGAAAGAAGTACAAACTGAAATCGTCTGACAACTTCGAAGGATACCTGGGCGCTATTG GAGTAGGAATGCTAATGCGTAAAGCCGCAAGCGCTTTATCTCCAGTATGTGAACTGACTCGTGACGGTGACCGGTACACCCTCAGTATGCTCTCCCCCATGAAGAACTTCATCGTAACCTTCAAGTTTGATGAGGAGTTTGATGAAACTCGACCTGACGGGACCAAG GTGAAATCCACGATTTCGATGGACAAAGACAATAACTTGGTGCACACTCAGGTTGAAGCCAGTGGAAAGAAGACCACCTTCGTGATTACATTCACCCCAGACACTCTGACCGAG GTCATAACTGTCGAGGGATGGGAGGGCAAAAGTGTAAGAATGTTTGAAATAGTGCCTTAA
- the LOC142981815 gene encoding fatty acid-binding protein 1-like → MAFLGKEYAFDRQENFEDFVNSLGLTPEQAAGFINYHPNQKLVQDGAQYTLVTITPTNKKELTFTPGVAFDEKVADRTSKTTFTLDGNKLTQTQTFEDGSTFNFVRVYSDSELVVTITSNKYNGTAYRYYKA, encoded by the exons ATGGCCTTCTTGGGAAAGGAATACGCTTTTGACAGGCAGGAGAATTTCGAGGACTTTGTTAACTCCTTGG GTCTCACTCCCGAGCAAGCCGCCGGCTTCATCAACTACCACCCCAACCAGAAGCTGGTTCAAGATGGCGCCCAGTACACGCTCGTCACCATCACTCCTACCAACAAGAAGGAGCTCACCTTCACTCCTGGTGTAGCTTTCGATGAGAAAGTTGCTGACAGGACT AGCAAGACCACCTTCACCCTGGACGGTAACAAGCTGACTCAGACCCAGACCTTCGAGGATGGCTCCACCTTCAACTTCGTCAGAGTCTACTCCGACAGTGAACTCGTTGTG aCGATCACCAGCAACAAATACAACGGCACCGCGTACAGATACTATAaggcttaa
- the LOC142981893 gene encoding uncharacterized protein LOC142981893 has product MAFLGKEYAFVKQENFEDFVNSLGFTPEQATGYINYHPNQKLVQNGAQYTLVTITPTNKKELTFTPGVTFDEKLDDGTSKTTFTLDGNKLTQTQTFEDGSTFNTVRVYSDSELVETITGNQYKGTAYRYYKLVIFDTVAFKGDIKTVNMSFLGKEYHFVKQENFEDFLRFIRVPEDKFAAILSFTPASKFVKDGDTYTYHTKHPDGPKAVSFKSGVQFDDVIGPQKMAIKNTYVVDGDTVTQTMVSEKGKGVFKREYSGDEMVLTITAEGWDGAAKRYYKA; this is encoded by the exons ATGGCCTTCTTGGGAAAGGAATACGCTTTTGTCAAGCAGGAGAATTTCGAGGACTTTGTTAACTCCTTGG GTTTCACTCCCGAGCAAGCCACTGGCTACATCAACTACCACCCCAACCAGAAGCTGGTTCAAAATGGCGCCCAGTACACGCTCGTCACCATCACTCCTACCAATAAGAAGGAGCTCACCTTCACCCCTGGTGTAACTTTCGATGAGAAACTTGATGACGGCACT AGCAAGACCACCTTCACCCTGGACGGTAACAAGCTGACTCAGACCCAGACCTTCGAGGATGGCTCCACCTTCAACACCGTCAGAGTCTACTCCGACAGTGAACTCGTTGAG aCGATCACCGGCAACCAATACAAGGGCACTGCATACAGATACTACAAG CTGGTCATATTTGACACAG TTGCATTCAAAGGCGATATCAAAACAGTCAACATGTCTTTCTTGGGCAAGGAATACCACTTCGTGAAGCAGGAGAACTTTGAGGACTTCCTGAGGTTTATAC GCGTCCCTGAAGACAAGTTCGCAGCAATCCTCTCCTTCACCCCCGCTTCAAAGTTCGTGAAGGACGGAGACACTTACACGTACCACACCAAGCACCCTGACGGTCCCAAGGCTGTCTCCTTCAAGTCTGGTGTCCAGTTCGATGACGTCATTGGACCCCAGAAGATGGcc ATCAAGAACACATACGTAGTTGATGGCGACACCGTTACACAGACCATGGTCTCCGAGAAGGGCAAGGGTGTCTTCAAGAGGGAGTACTCCGGCGATGAGATGGTTCTG ACAATCACCGCCGAAGGATGGGACGGTGCCGCCAAGAGGTACTACAAAGCTTAA